In Nocardia sp. NBC_00403, one DNA window encodes the following:
- the pstA gene encoding phosphate ABC transporter permease PstA, which produces MTTTTLDKPVKAPTFRHVSASRRIRNNLATGVVWACFAIALVPLVWVLLMVVTKGFEAITSLSWWEKSQKGVLPDQFAGGVYHAIYGTIVQTAVAAVIAVPLGIMAAVYLVEYGRGWLAKTTTFMVDILAGVPSIVAALFIFALWIATFGFPQSAFAVSLALVLLMLPVVVRSTEEMLKLVPDELREASYALGIPKWKTILRIVVPTALPGMLSGILLALARVMGETAPVLVLVGYSKSINTDLFDGNMASLPLLIYQELSNPEPAGRLRVWGAALTLILIIALLYVAAAVVNKLLTRNR; this is translated from the coding sequence ATGACCACGACGACACTCGACAAGCCGGTCAAGGCGCCGACCTTCCGTCATGTCAGCGCGAGCCGCCGGATACGCAACAACCTTGCCACCGGTGTGGTCTGGGCTTGCTTCGCCATCGCGCTCGTGCCGCTGGTCTGGGTCCTGCTCATGGTGGTGACCAAGGGCTTCGAGGCGATCACCTCGCTGAGCTGGTGGGAGAAGTCGCAGAAGGGCGTGCTGCCCGATCAGTTCGCGGGCGGTGTCTACCACGCGATCTACGGCACCATCGTGCAGACCGCGGTGGCCGCGGTCATCGCGGTGCCGTTGGGCATCATGGCCGCGGTCTACCTGGTGGAATACGGGCGCGGCTGGCTGGCCAAGACCACCACCTTCATGGTGGACATCCTCGCGGGTGTGCCTTCGATTGTCGCGGCGCTGTTCATTTTCGCACTGTGGATCGCCACGTTCGGCTTCCCGCAGAGCGCCTTCGCGGTGTCTCTCGCGTTGGTGCTGCTGATGCTGCCGGTGGTCGTGCGCAGCACCGAGGAAATGCTGAAGCTGGTGCCCGACGAGCTACGCGAGGCGTCGTATGCTCTAGGTATTCCGAAGTGGAAGACGATCCTGCGGATCGTCGTGCCGACCGCATTGCCCGGCATGCTGAGCGGCATCCTGCTCGCCCTTGCCCGCGTGATGGGCGAGACAGCGCCGGTGCTGGTGCTCGTCGGCTACAGCAAGTCGATCAACACCGACCTCTTCGACGGCAATATGGCCTCGCTGCCGCTGCTGATCTACCAAGAGCTGTCGAACCCGGAACCCGCAGGCCGACTGCGGGTGTGGGGCGCGGCGCTGACGCTGATCCTGATCATCGCGCTGCTGTACGTGGCCGCGGCGGTCGTCAACAAGCTGCTCACGCGGAACCGATAG
- a CDS encoding DUF4395 domain-containing protein, with amino-acid sequence MSAETRNTASGQAIPFNSVDVRGPRFAAWVTTTVLVVVLIAATLSTAAAGVLIAIQAVVFAIGAATGPRRSPYGRIYAALVAPRVGPPTETEPVAPLRFAQLLGLVFSAVSLLGFLAGSTVVGAVFAGFALFAAFLNAAFGICLGCQIYPLVARFRRTIPAPASS; translated from the coding sequence ATGTCTGCCGAAACCCGTAACACTGCCTCCGGGCAAGCCATTCCCTTCAATTCCGTCGACGTCCGTGGACCGCGCTTCGCCGCGTGGGTCACCACCACCGTCCTCGTCGTCGTGCTGATCGCCGCCACTCTGTCCACCGCGGCCGCCGGCGTGCTCATCGCGATCCAAGCGGTGGTCTTCGCGATCGGCGCCGCCACCGGCCCGCGGCGCAGCCCCTACGGTCGGATCTACGCCGCGCTGGTCGCACCGCGCGTCGGCCCGCCGACCGAAACCGAACCCGTGGCACCGCTGCGGTTCGCCCAATTGCTCGGCCTGGTCTTCAGTGCCGTCAGCCTGCTGGGTTTCCTGGCCGGCTCCACCGTCGTCGGCGCGGTGTTCGCCGGCTTCGCCCTGTTCGCGGCGTTCCTGAACGCGGCGTTCGGAATCTGCCTGGGTTGCCAGATTTATCCACTGGTCGCCCGTTTCCGCCGGACCATCCCCGCCCCGGCTTCGTCCTGA
- a CDS encoding winged helix-turn-helix transcriptional regulator encodes MELLLLTSDPNPESVLPSLALLAHNVRPAPTEVASLLEAGTADVALVDARTDLAAARGLCRLLGSTGSSVPVVAVLTEGGLVAVNADWGLDDILLPGTGPAELDARLRLLVGRTGGVASPENTGKITLGELVIDEGTYTARLRGRPLDLTYKEFELLKYLAQHAGRVFTRAQLLQEVWGYDFFGGTRTVDVHVRRLRAKLGSEYESLIGTVRNVGYKAVRPSRSAAKGEPVPFHEDETEGTDEAPFAPVNGSVPQ; translated from the coding sequence GTGGAGCTGCTCCTGTTGACCTCCGACCCCAACCCCGAGTCGGTACTGCCTTCGCTCGCGCTGCTGGCGCACAACGTGCGTCCGGCACCGACCGAGGTAGCGTCCCTGCTGGAAGCAGGCACCGCGGATGTGGCACTTGTCGACGCGCGCACCGACCTGGCCGCCGCGCGCGGCCTGTGCCGACTGCTCGGGAGCACCGGTTCGTCGGTGCCTGTCGTCGCTGTGCTCACCGAGGGTGGCCTGGTGGCTGTGAACGCCGATTGGGGCCTCGACGACATTCTGCTGCCCGGCACCGGGCCCGCCGAACTGGACGCCCGATTGCGGCTGCTGGTCGGTCGAACCGGTGGTGTGGCAAGCCCGGAGAACACCGGCAAGATCACCCTCGGTGAGTTGGTGATCGATGAGGGCACCTACACCGCTCGGCTGCGTGGGCGCCCGCTCGATCTCACCTATAAGGAATTCGAACTCCTCAAGTACCTTGCGCAGCATGCGGGCCGGGTGTTCACCCGGGCCCAGCTGCTGCAGGAGGTATGGGGATACGACTTCTTCGGTGGCACCCGCACGGTCGACGTGCACGTGCGTCGCCTGCGCGCCAAGCTCGGCAGTGAATACGAGTCGCTGATCGGCACCGTGCGTAATGTCGGCTACAAGGCGGTGCGGCCGTCCAGGTCGGCCGCCAAGGGTGAGCCGGTCCCGTTCCATGAGGATGAGACCGAGGGCACCGACGAAGCTCCGTTCGCGCCCGTGAACGGCTCCGTGCCGCAGTGA
- a CDS encoding LmeA family phospholipid-binding protein, whose protein sequence is MRKLIIGLLVLAGLVVVIDFGAAAYSEYRVSRALREGADLIADPQVTIYGFPFFGQVLESRFQNVDIRARIVRPDIPGEISAEATLTGVHLPLGDLVDSSVRRVPVERVEGRMRLEPTELGRLFKIPDLQVHSRPADKSDGTGGSGGSGMTTAGALVLTGTLPGTPLASTVPGAPLGGDKVSVQADLLLDGDQVRIVATGFYRGTSTELTPTAVVPEADRPAVLELFTRTIDTKELPFGLRPTKVSAQGGQIVVEGKGENVTIDLDRLQRP, encoded by the coding sequence ATGCGCAAGCTGATTATCGGGCTGCTGGTTCTCGCGGGACTGGTGGTCGTCATCGATTTCGGCGCCGCCGCTTACTCCGAGTATCGCGTATCGCGCGCTCTGCGTGAGGGCGCCGATCTCATCGCCGACCCCCAGGTGACCATCTACGGGTTCCCCTTCTTCGGCCAGGTGCTGGAGAGTCGATTCCAGAATGTCGACATCCGCGCACGTATCGTGCGCCCGGACATCCCCGGCGAAATCTCGGCCGAGGCGACGTTGACCGGAGTGCATCTGCCGCTGGGCGATCTCGTCGACAGCAGCGTGCGCCGAGTCCCGGTGGAACGAGTCGAGGGCAGGATGCGTCTCGAGCCCACCGAGCTGGGCAGGCTGTTCAAAATCCCGGACCTGCAAGTGCATTCGCGACCTGCGGATAAATCCGACGGAACGGGCGGATCGGGCGGATCCGGAATGACGACGGCGGGCGCACTGGTGCTCACCGGCACGCTGCCCGGCACACCGCTCGCCTCGACCGTGCCCGGCGCGCCGCTGGGTGGTGACAAGGTCAGCGTGCAGGCGGATCTGCTGCTCGACGGTGATCAGGTGCGGATCGTCGCGACCGGTTTCTACCGCGGCACCAGCACCGAACTCACCCCCACCGCGGTCGTCCCCGAAGCCGACCGACCGGCGGTGCTGGAGCTTTTCACGCGCACCATCGACACGAAGGAATTGCCCTTCGGTCTGCGGCCGACGAAGGTCTCCGCACAAGGCGGCCAGATCGTTGTCGAAGGCAAAGGGGAGAATGTGACGATCGACCTGGATAGATTGCAGCGGCCATGA
- a CDS encoding sulfurtransferase, whose translation MARSDVLVSVDWAEENLNAPGVVFVEVDEDTSAYDGGHIEGAVRLDWKKDLQDQVRRDFVNQEQFSDLLSARGIANDDEVVLYGGNNNWFAAYAYWYFKLYGHNNVKLLDGGRKKWELEGRPLSRDAVSRPATQYKAAAPDLTIRAFRDEVIAAIGAKNLVDVRSPDEFSGKILAPAHLPQEQSQRPGHIPSAINVPWSKAANEDGTFKSDAELTEIYREAGLDGEKDTIAYCRIGERSSHTWFVLQELLGHQNVKNYDGSWTEYGSLVGAPIELGA comes from the coding sequence ATGGCCCGCTCCGATGTCCTGGTCTCCGTTGACTGGGCCGAAGAGAACCTCAACGCCCCCGGCGTCGTCTTCGTCGAGGTAGACGAGGACACCTCCGCCTACGACGGCGGCCACATCGAGGGTGCCGTCCGGCTCGATTGGAAGAAAGACCTGCAGGATCAGGTTCGTCGCGACTTCGTGAACCAGGAGCAGTTCTCCGATCTGCTCTCGGCGCGCGGCATCGCGAACGACGACGAGGTTGTGCTCTACGGCGGCAACAACAACTGGTTCGCCGCGTACGCGTACTGGTACTTCAAGCTCTACGGCCACAACAACGTCAAGCTGCTCGACGGTGGCCGCAAGAAGTGGGAGCTCGAAGGCCGTCCGCTCTCGCGCGACGCTGTGAGCCGCCCGGCCACCCAGTACAAGGCTGCCGCGCCCGACCTGACCATCCGTGCCTTCCGTGACGAGGTCATCGCCGCCATCGGCGCCAAGAACCTGGTCGACGTGCGTTCGCCTGACGAGTTCTCCGGCAAGATCCTGGCCCCCGCCCACCTGCCGCAGGAGCAGAGCCAGCGCCCCGGCCACATCCCCAGCGCCATCAACGTGCCGTGGAGCAAGGCCGCGAACGAGGACGGCACCTTCAAGTCCGATGCCGAGCTCACCGAGATCTACCGGGAAGCGGGCCTGGACGGCGAGAAGGACACCATCGCCTACTGCCGCATCGGCGAGCGTTCCTCGCACACCTGGTTCGTGCTGCAGGAGCTGCTCGGCCACCAGAATGTCAAGAACTACGACGGGAGCTGGACCGAATACGGCTCCCTCGTCGGTGCACCTATCGAGTTGGGAGCCTGA
- the mshD gene encoding mycothiol synthase, giving the protein MRWIEQVDADAARSVRELLDRATVADGVAPISEQAVLSLTAADDARHLIVHHDGPIAGYVNLVPAHGEHPAMAEVAVDPAARGHGIGTQLVNAALAAGGTGTRVWAHGNRPQAQAVAARLDLVTARELWQMRRALATPELPELEVPAEIVVRTYAGPADDAELLRVNKAAFAWHPEQGGWTERDIEVRSNEPWFDPKGLFIAAAAADPGRVLGFHWTKVHYDEDPAIGEVYVVGIDPAAQGRGLGRLLTLAGLRYLRERDLAEVLLYTEADNAAAVHTYTRLGFAPAHVDVAYAARD; this is encoded by the coding sequence ATGCGCTGGATCGAACAAGTCGATGCCGATGCTGCGCGTTCGGTGCGTGAACTGCTCGACCGAGCGACCGTCGCCGACGGCGTCGCCCCGATCTCCGAGCAGGCCGTGTTGTCGTTGACCGCCGCCGATGACGCACGACACCTGATCGTGCATCACGACGGCCCGATCGCGGGTTACGTGAATCTGGTTCCCGCGCATGGTGAGCACCCGGCGATGGCCGAGGTCGCGGTCGATCCGGCCGCTCGTGGCCACGGCATCGGGACCCAGCTCGTCAACGCAGCGCTCGCCGCAGGCGGCACCGGCACTCGGGTCTGGGCGCATGGCAATCGGCCCCAGGCGCAGGCCGTCGCGGCCCGCCTGGATTTGGTGACCGCGCGCGAGCTGTGGCAGATGCGACGCGCTTTGGCTACACCTGAGCTACCCGAGCTGGAGGTCCCGGCGGAGATCGTGGTGCGCACCTACGCGGGTCCTGCCGACGACGCCGAACTGCTGCGGGTGAACAAGGCCGCGTTCGCTTGGCATCCGGAACAGGGCGGCTGGACCGAGCGCGATATCGAGGTCCGTAGCAACGAGCCGTGGTTCGACCCGAAGGGCCTGTTCATCGCGGCCGCTGCCGCCGATCCCGGTCGTGTGCTCGGATTCCATTGGACCAAGGTGCATTACGACGAGGACCCGGCGATCGGCGAGGTGTACGTGGTCGGCATTGATCCGGCGGCGCAGGGTCGGGGGCTCGGCCGCCTGCTCACTCTCGCCGGACTGCGTTACCTGCGCGAACGCGATCTCGCCGAGGTGCTGCTCTACACCGAGGCCGACAACGCCGCGGCCGTGCACACCTACACCCGGCTCGGATTCGCTCCCGCGCATGTCGATGTCGCCTATGCGGCCCGTGACTGA
- the pstC gene encoding phosphate ABC transporter permease subunit PstC codes for MPSEPSTEPAKKVRPAHSQRAEIIFRSLATAAGATIVAAIALIALFLLIRAWPSVMANEANFFASTEFVTNNADHLRFGIRDLLMVTVLSSMLALVIAVPVGVGIALFLTHYSPKTMARPFAMLVDLLAAVPSIVFGLWGVLVLAPQLEPVETFLNRNLGWLFLFSDGNVTISGGGTIFTAGVVLAVMILPIITSVSREVFNLTPAAHIEAAHALGATKWEMVRMTVLPYGRSGVIAGSMLGLGRALGETIAVLLVLRTSAQAGHWSLFDGGFTFASKIASAASEFSSPLPTGAYIAAGFVLFALTFVVNALARLVAGGRVNG; via the coding sequence ATGCCGAGTGAACCGAGCACCGAACCGGCCAAGAAGGTTCGTCCTGCCCACAGCCAGCGGGCCGAGATCATCTTTCGGTCGCTGGCCACGGCAGCCGGTGCCACCATCGTCGCCGCCATCGCGCTGATCGCGCTGTTCCTGCTGATCCGCGCGTGGCCCTCGGTCATGGCGAACGAGGCGAACTTCTTCGCCAGTACCGAGTTCGTCACCAACAACGCCGACCACCTACGCTTCGGCATCCGCGACCTGCTCATGGTCACGGTGCTGAGCTCGATGCTGGCCTTGGTGATCGCGGTGCCCGTCGGTGTGGGCATCGCGCTGTTCTTGACCCACTACTCGCCCAAGACAATGGCGCGTCCGTTCGCGATGCTGGTCGACCTGCTCGCCGCGGTGCCGTCGATCGTCTTCGGCCTGTGGGGCGTGCTCGTGCTCGCGCCCCAGCTGGAGCCGGTGGAGACGTTCCTGAACCGGAACCTCGGCTGGTTGTTCCTGTTCTCCGACGGCAACGTCACGATCTCCGGCGGCGGCACGATTTTCACCGCGGGCGTGGTGCTCGCGGTGATGATCCTGCCGATCATCACCTCGGTCTCGCGTGAGGTCTTCAATCTGACTCCCGCCGCGCACATCGAGGCCGCCCATGCGCTCGGTGCGACGAAGTGGGAGATGGTCCGGATGACGGTGCTGCCCTACGGTCGCAGCGGTGTCATCGCGGGCTCCATGCTCGGCCTCGGTCGCGCCCTCGGCGAGACGATCGCGGTGCTGCTCGTGCTGCGGACTTCCGCACAGGCCGGGCACTGGTCGCTGTTCGACGGTGGCTTCACCTTTGCCTCCAAGATCGCCTCTGCGGCTTCGGAATTCAGTTCGCCGCTGCCGACCGGCGCCTACATTGCGGCCGGCTTCGTGCTGTTCGCGCTGACCTTCGTCGTCAACGCGCTGGCACGTCTGGTGGCCGGTGGAAGGGTGAACGGATAA
- the pstS gene encoding phosphate ABC transporter substrate-binding protein PstS, translating to MNFKRSSAFVGVLAVGAMTLAACGSDDNSSTSDTSNAANTSVACGGKKALKASGSSAQKNAMERFIAAYEANCDSNTLNYTSSGSGAGVNEFLGGQTDFGGSDSPLSAKKEEPAKAQERCGAPAWNLPTVFGPIAVTYNIDGVTDLVLDGPTAAKVFNGAVTTWDAPEIKALNPNAKLPSDKIAVIFRSDESGTTDNFQLYLDAASDGAWGKGSGKVFAGGVGEGAKGNEGTSAAIKSTKNSITYNEWSFAKSQNLSIAQIVTSASKDPVKLTVASAGKAIDSVKLKGEGNDLVLDTSSFYKPTEAGAYPIILPTYEIVCSKYADADTAKAVKAFLTSATTNGQKGLDESGYIPIPDKFKTKLTTAINAIS from the coding sequence GTGAACTTCAAGCGCAGCAGCGCCTTCGTCGGCGTGCTGGCCGTCGGAGCGATGACTCTCGCCGCCTGTGGCAGCGACGACAACTCCTCGACCAGTGACACCAGCAACGCCGCCAACACCAGCGTCGCCTGCGGCGGCAAGAAGGCCCTCAAGGCCAGCGGTTCGTCGGCGCAGAAGAACGCCATGGAGCGTTTCATCGCTGCCTACGAGGCCAACTGCGATAGCAACACCCTGAACTACACCTCGAGTGGCTCCGGCGCCGGTGTCAACGAGTTCCTCGGCGGCCAGACCGATTTCGGTGGCTCCGATTCGCCGCTGAGCGCCAAGAAGGAAGAGCCTGCCAAGGCTCAGGAGCGCTGCGGCGCCCCGGCATGGAACCTGCCGACCGTCTTCGGCCCGATCGCCGTGACCTACAACATCGACGGCGTCACCGACCTCGTGCTCGACGGCCCGACCGCGGCCAAGGTCTTCAACGGCGCGGTCACCACGTGGGATGCCCCGGAGATCAAGGCGCTGAACCCGAACGCCAAGCTCCCCTCGGACAAGATCGCCGTGATCTTCCGTAGCGACGAGTCGGGCACCACCGACAACTTCCAGCTCTACCTCGATGCGGCATCCGACGGCGCGTGGGGCAAGGGTTCGGGCAAGGTCTTCGCCGGCGGTGTCGGTGAGGGCGCGAAGGGCAACGAAGGCACCTCGGCCGCGATCAAGAGCACCAAGAACTCGATCACCTACAACGAGTGGTCGTTCGCGAAGTCGCAGAACCTGTCCATCGCGCAGATCGTCACCTCCGCGAGCAAGGACCCGGTCAAGCTGACCGTCGCGTCCGCGGGCAAGGCCATCGACAGCGTGAAGCTCAAGGGCGAGGGCAACGACCTGGTGCTCGACACCAGCTCGTTCTACAAGCCGACCGAGGCGGGCGCCTACCCGATCATCCTGCCCACCTACGAGATCGTGTGCTCGAAGTACGCCGATGCCGACACTGCCAAGGCGGTCAAGGCCTTCCTGACCTCGGCGACCACCAACGGCCAGAAGGGCCTTGACGAGAGCGGCTACATCCCGATCCCGGACAAGTTCAAGACCAAGCTGACCACCGCGATCAACGCCATCTCCTGA
- a CDS encoding thioredoxin family protein yields the protein MIEITILVVMVLAALAVGTALRRRDGKLRAADTITPTEAARTELLAAAGVSGAGPAVLHFSADWCGPCVAVRRVVAGVTEGLSDAPNPPLDIEVDIDAEPALAKELNVLSLPTTFVFDREGRERFRISGVPKTADLHTALEPLTV from the coding sequence ATGATCGAAATCACAATATTGGTGGTGATGGTGCTTGCCGCACTGGCGGTCGGCACAGCGCTACGGCGCAGGGACGGGAAATTGCGTGCCGCCGACACGATCACACCGACCGAGGCGGCGCGCACCGAATTGCTCGCCGCCGCCGGAGTGAGCGGTGCGGGGCCCGCAGTGCTGCATTTCTCCGCCGACTGGTGCGGCCCGTGCGTGGCGGTGCGCCGGGTGGTCGCCGGGGTGACCGAAGGTCTGTCGGATGCGCCGAACCCGCCGCTGGACATCGAGGTCGACATCGATGCCGAACCCGCGCTGGCCAAAGAGCTGAATGTGCTCTCATTGCCGACCACCTTCGTCTTCGACCGGGAGGGCAGGGAGCGTTTCCGTATCTCCGGCGTCCCGAAGACTGCCGATCTACACACCGCACTCGAGCCGCTGACGGTGTAA